The Natronomonas salsuginis genomic sequence ACCGAGGAATAACGCTCCGCAACCACTAAACGCGTCTCCCACCTTCCCTCGACAATGAGCGATTGGACGGAGAAATACCGCCCGACGACGCTGTCGGAGGTCCGCGGCAACGACAAGGCCCGCGACGCCCTGAACGCGTGGGCCGACACCTGGGACGAACACGGCGAGGCGGTCGTCATCCACGGCTCGCCGGGGGTCGGCAAGACGTCCGCAGCCCACGCGCTCGCCAGCGACATGGGGTGGCCCGTCCTCGAAATGAACGCCTCCGACGCGCGGACGAAAGACGAGATCGAACGCTTCGCGGGACGGGCGGCGGCCAACACGACGCTCGGAAGCGAGCGACAGCTCATCATTCTCGACGAGGCGGACAACCTCCACCAGCACAAGGATCGAGGGGGAGCCGCCGCGATGACCCGGCTCGTCAAGGGCGCGACCCAGCCAGTCGTCCTTATCGCCAACGAGTACTACGACATGTCCTCGGGGCTCAGGAGCGCCTGCCGAGAGATCGAGTTCCGCGACATCTCCGCGCGCTCGATCGTTCCCGTTCTCCGCGATATCTGCCGACAGGAGGGCGTCGAGTTCGACGAGGCGGTGCTCAAGCGGATCGCCGAGGCGAACCGCGGCGACCTTCGAGGCGCGATCAAGGACATGCAGGCTCGCGAGAAGGACGGCGAGATACGCGCGGAGGGCAGCGAGGGCGAGCGCGACCGAACGGAGAATATCTTCTCGTTTCTCGACGCCGTGTTGAAAGAGCAATCTGCCGAGGAGGCACTCCAGACGGCCTACGCCGTCGACGAGACGCCCGACGATCTGCTCCAGTGGATCGAGGACAAGGTGCCGAAGGTCTACGAGGGCGACGAACTGGCCGACGCCTACGAACACCTCGCGAACGCCGACGTGTGGCTCGGGCGCGTCCGCGCGACGCAGAACTACACGTACTGGCGCTACGCGACGGACAACGTCGCGGCGGGCGTCGCCGCGGTCAGGCAGTCAGATCGCGGCGGCTGGACGCGCTACGGCGGCGCGCCCTATCGCTCCTCGCGGGACGCGACGCGCGATCACATCGCCGAACGGATCGCCACGACCGCGGGTGTCTCGACGGCGACCGCGCGACGGGAGATCATGCCGTATCTCGCCGCCATGACCCACCACTGTCGCAACCGAGATCTCACAGTTCGGATGACCGCCCGCTACGACCTCGACGCCGAACACGTCTCCTTTCTCACCGGCTCGGGGAAGACGACGAACAAGGTGCAGGGGATCGTCGAAGAGGCCAGAGAGCGGACCGAAGCCGAGACCGTCGAACACTCGGAGGGCGCGTTCGCGGGTGGTGAGTTCTCCGAGACCGACGACGAAGGCGGCGACGAGACTGGAGACGAGAGCGCGGGGACGCTCGCGGCGTTCGGCACGAACGACTCGGACGACGGAACGGGTGCCGATATCGACGAGGCGACAGAAGACGAATCGTCGGCCACCGAACGCGCCGAGGCGGCCGAGGAGGACGATGGGCAGTCCGGACTCTCGGATTTCATGTAACGCACCGCGGCGACGGACTCGGCTCAGTTCCGCTCCGAGGAGGTATCCAATTCGGGCGTCGACCTCGGTCGTTGCGTCGAACACGAGCCGTGAGGTATTTCGCCACGACTGCGGAGTGTGGATCGTCGTTCACAGCGAACCCGACAGCTGTCGAGCCGAGGATCGATCGAACAGCTGTCTGACTAATTCAATCGTCGTCCTGTGCATCGACGACGGCGACGCCGGCGAGGTTGACGATATCTTTGACCTCGTCGCCGCGCTGGAGGACGTGGACGGGTTTGTCCATGCCGACGAGCATCGGGCCGATGGCTTCGGCTCCGCCGAGTCGCTGCAAGAGCTTGTACGCGATGTTGCCCGCCTCCAGGTTCGGAAACACCAACACGTTCGCCGGCTCGTCGAGGTCGGAGAACCCGTACGTGCCCTCGAGCATCTCCTCGACGACAGCAGTGTCGGCCTGCATTTCGCCGTCCACTGGGAAGTCGACTGCCGGATCCTCGCGCAGCCGACGTGCGGCCTCGCGGGGCTTTCGCGTTCCCTCGTTGTCGACGCTGCCGAAATCCGAGTACGACAACAGCGCGGCCCGCGGTTCGACGTTGAACCGTCGGGCGAGGTTTGCCGTCTGCTTCGTCACCTCGGTGAGGATATCCTCGTCGGGGGTCTGATTGACGGTGGCGTCGGCGACGAAGACGACGCGGTTTTTGAACGTCAGCATGTACACGCCCGCGGCGTACTCCGAGTCGGCGTCCGTGCCGACGATCTGCAATGGCGGCCGAAGCGCCGAGGGGTAGTGGTGCATCAGCCCGGTCAGCATCGCGTCGGCGTCGCCCATCTCCACCATCACGCTCCCGAGATAGTTGCCGTCTTCGATGAGTTCGTCCGCCTCGCGTCGGGTGACGCCCTTCCGCTGGCGAAGCTCGTACAGTCGCTCCGCGTACGGCGAGAGGTTCCCCTCCTCGGGGTCGACGATCTCGGGCTCGAAATCGAGGCCGAGTCGCTCGGCGTGCGCCCAGACCTCGTCCCGGTCGCCGATGAGCACGGGTTCGGCGATGCCTTGGTCGACCAGCTGATAGGCCGCCCGGACCATCTTCTCGTCGTCGCCCTCGGCGAGGACGAGGCGTTTGGGATCGCTTTTGGCCTTGTTGAGCACGACCCGCATCATCTCTCTGGACTTCCCCAACCGCGCCTCGAGCCGTTCGGCGTACCGTTCGAGGTCGAGTTCCGTCCGAGCGCAGTCGCTGTCGATCGCCGCCTTTGCGACGGCGGGGGCGACTTCGAATAGCACGCGCGGGTCGAGCGGTTTGGGGATGATGTACTCGGGGCCGAACTGGAGCGGTTGGTCGCCGTAGGCTTTGACGACGGCGTCGGGGACGTCCTGTTTGGCGAGGTCGGCCAGCGCCTCGGCGGCCGCCACTTTCATCGCCTCGTTGATCTCCGTCGCCCGCACGTCGAGCGCGCCGCGGAAGATGAACGGGAAGCCGAGTACGTTGTTCACCTGATTCGGATAATCCGAGCGTCCCGTTGCCATGATCACCGTGTCGTCGCGGGCCTGCTTTGCGTCCTCGTAGCTGATTTCCGGATCGGGGTTCGCCATGGCGAAGATGACGGGATCGTCGGCCATCGAGCGGACCATCTCCTCGGAGACGATCCCCCCGACCGACAGCCCGGCGAACACGTCCGCACCCGCCATCGCGTCCGCGAGGTCTCCCCCGGGGACCGGACTCGCGAACTCCCGTTTGAACTCGTTGACGTCGCCTGATTCGGCGCGCTCCTCGGTGATGATCCCCGAGGAGTCACACATCGTGATGTTGTTCGCGTCCACGCCGAGCGTGACGTAAAACCGCGCCGTCGCGATGGCGGACGCCCCCGCGCCGGAGAAGACGATCTGGAGTTCGTCGAGCGATTTGCCGGTGATCTCGGCGGCGTTCAACAGCGCCGCCCCGGAGATGATCGCCGTGCCGTGTTGGTCGTCGTGAAACACCGGGATGTCCATCTCCTCACGCAGCCGTGACTCGATCTCAAAACACTCCGGTGCTTTGATGTCTTCGAGGTTGATCCCCCCGAACGTCGGCTCCATCGCGCTGACCGACGTGATGATGTCCTCGGGATCGTGCTGGTCGAGTTCGATGTCGAAGACGTCGATGTCAGCGAAGCGCTTGAACAATACGCCCTTGCCCTCCATCACGGGTTTGGATGCTTGCGCGCCGATATCGCCGAGACCCAATACAGCGGTCCCGTTCGAGACGACGCCGACCATGTTCCCTTTGCTCGTGTAGGTGTACGCCTCCTCGGGGGTTTTCGCGATCTCGTTGCACGGGGCCGCAACGCCCGGTGAGTACGCCAGCGACAGATCCCGTTGGGTGTTCGTCGGCTTTGTGGTCGAAATTTCGATCTTCCCCGGCGGGTCGATCCGGTGATACTCCAGTGAATCCTCGTCCAATCCCATGGAGGTACCCCGCACAGAGACCTCAAAAAGCTACTCACCGAGACCCGTCATGACTGTCTGGTTCCGTCCGGAGATATTCGAGGAAAACGGACAACTGACGCCCGGTTTCGGGAGATATATCACGATCCGGTACCGAGATTGAACCATGGACACTCGACGGTTACTGCTCGTGACCGCGGTCACGACGGCCATCACGGCACTGGTCGGCGTCATCACGGCGACATCCGGCGCGGGACTGACCTGCGAAGCCCGGTGGCCGCTGTGTGACGGTGCGGTCTTCGGGCTCTTCCCGGCGAACTTTATGTCGTTCATCGAATGGTTCCACCGCCTCGTCGCGATGATCACCGGCTTTTTCATCATCGGCTCGGCGGTTGCCACGTGGCGTGGCGGCGAGAGCCGCCGCGTCCGATTCGCGACGCTCGCGGCGTTGCTCTTGACGCCGCTACAGGTCGTCTTCGGGGCGTTCACCGTCCTCGTCTATGAGTTCGTCTTCGGCTACTCGGTGCTCGTGTTGACGATCCACTTCGGGCTTGCGTCACTCATTCTCGGACTGCTCGTCGCCGCGACCGTGTGGGCGTACGCTGACGTGTCGTCGGTATCGCCGACCGGAATCCAGCGAGCCGGCACGATCGCACTCCTCGGGTTCCCGATCATGGTCGTGCTCACGCCCCGGCTGTTCTTCGCGTTCGGTGAGATCATACAGTTCACCTACTACGCGATCGGCTTCGCGATGTTCTCGTCGCTCGCGATCGTCGCGCTGTTGGGCCGCGAGCTCGGCCTCCGGGACGTCTCCATCGCCGGGGCCGCCGCGGCGATACTCGTCATCGCCGAACTCATCGTTGCTCGGCAGGCCTTCGGCGACGCTGGCCAGCTCCTGATCGTCGGCCTCTCGATTGCCACGTTCGTGCTGACACTCGGTGCGGTGTGGCGCCTTCGGTCGCTCGGTGGCATGCCGAGGACCTCCCCGCTTTCGAGCGATTGAGGGACGAATCGTCTACTGACGGGGCCGCCGAAACGCTCGCCGCCCCACCAACGCTTAACCGGAAGCGGATCGTTACAGGGCGTATGAGCGATAGACTCTCCGACGACGAGATCGACGCTGAGCTCCCCGACGGCTGGACGCGCGACGGCGACGAGATCGTTCGCACGTTCGAGTTCGACTCCTATCTCGAAGGCGTCGGGTTCGCCTCGGGTGCGGGCGGCCTCGCCGAGGAGGCGTTTCACCACCCCGAGATGAGGATCGGGTGGCGCGAGGTCGAGGTTCGGCTGACGACGCACGACGCGGGGGGAATCACTAAGAAGGACCTCGACCTCGCGGCCCGGTTCAACGAGTTGGCGGGCTGATTCAACGCGACTGTCGCGGATCCAACAGCCGAATCGGATGCGGCGCACCGTCGGCCGTCAGCGCCGCGATCTGCTCGCCACAGGAGGTGCCGCTCGCGACCACGGGACCACTGTCGGGGAGCTGTTCGTCGAGTCGCGACCCGACATCCATGCTGAGCTCGTAGTACTCCGACTTGTAGCCGAAGCTTCCGGCCATCCCGCAACACTCGATGTCGGTCGTCGAGACGTCGTAGCCGGCCCGATCGAGGACCTCCGTCGTGTACGCGTCCAACCCGAGCGTTCGCTGTTGGCAGTGGCTGTGATAGGTGATCTCCTCGTCGACAGCCGTCGGGAGCGTGTCGATCTTGGCACCGTTTTCCAGCAGTCCGTAGACGTACTCGAAGAGCTCGTAACTCCCGTCAGAGAGGCGCGAGTACGAGCGTTCCGGGAGGAGCCGTTCGTACTCGGTTCGGAACATCGCCAGATCCGACGGCTCGACGACGACGATATCGCGGTCGGCGTCGAGGTGTTCGGCCAGTGCCGCGTACACCGCGCTCGCCTTCTCGTCGGCGGTGTCGATCATCCCCTGCGATAGCGGCGCTCTGCCGCTTTCGGGGACCGCTGGCACGCGAACCGCGACGCCGAGCGCTTCGAGCACTCGGACGGCGGCCTTTCCGCGCTCGGGGCTGAAATAGTTCGTGTAGAGGTCCGGATACAGCACGGCCTCCCGATCCGAATCGGGGTTCGCCCGACGGCGGCCGGCGGCCCACTCGACGAGCGTCTCGTCGGCGAGCGTCGGCAGCGAGCGGCGACTGTCGATCCCGACGAACCGATCGAGGAGTCGCTGCACCGCGCTCGATTCGATCGCGGCGTTCGAGAGTCCGGGGGCAATCGAACCGAGTTTGGCGAACGTCTCGATGTTGCCGAAGAGCCGCTTTTGAACGTCGAGCCCCTCGGGTTCGGCGTCGGGCGTGAGGCCGTCGACGAGGAAGTCGAACGATTCGGACTCGTTCGACCGGTTGAGCCGGTCGCGCACGACGGTGTTGATCCAGGGGATGTCGATCTTGACCGGGCACTTGTTGACACACTGCGAACAGCCGGTACAGAGGTCGTTCATGTCAGCCGCCGAATCGAGCCCGTGAACGCCGGCCTCCCAGCCGGTCCCGATGCCACCGGAGTACGTCTCGCCGCCGAAGGCGTGGCCGCCGACGGACTGGAAGTTCGCACAGGCGTTTGAACAGGCCCCACACCGGATGCAGTACAGCGTCTCGCGTAGCTGATCGTCCTCGCGCATCGCCATCCGGCCGTTGTCGATCAACACGAGGTGGAACTCCCGGTCGTCGGGCTGGCCGTACTCGCCGGTGTCGAAGTCGAGCGACGGCGTCTCGACCGGCGGTGTGAGAAGCGTGAGATACGCGCCGATCTCCTGACCGGTACCGGTTCGAGCGATCAACTCGAGGAACGGCCGGAGATCGGAGACGGTCGGAATCAGCTTCTCGATTCCCGTGACTGCGACGTGCGTCGGGGGCGTGACCGCCGTCTTTCGGGCGTTGCCCTCGTTCGTGACGATCGAGATCGTGCCCGTCTCGGTGACGACGAAGTTCGCGCCGGTCAGTCCGACGTCGGCCTCACGGATCCGCTCGCCGACCCGCTCGCGGGCGAACTCGGTGAGTTCGTGAGGATCCTCAGAGAGCGGTTCGTCGAGATCGAAGTACTCGTTGAACAGCTCGGCGATGTCCGGCGGCGAGCGGTGCATCGCCGGCGCGATGAGATGGGAGGGGGTCTCGTCGGCCACCTGAATCACGAACTCGCCGAGATCGGTTTCGGTGACCTCGTAGCCCGCGCCCTCGAGGTGGTGGTTCAGCTCCAGCTCCTCGGTCGTCATCGACTTGCTCTTGACGAGGTGTTCGGCGTCCTGTTCGTCCATGACGCCCTCGATATAGCGGTTCGCGTCCTCGGCGTCCTGTGCCACGTAAACGTGCCCGCCGTTTTCCTCGACCGCTTCCGTCACCTCCTCGATGCGCTCGGGGAGCGAGGCGATCGCCTCCTCTTTGATCCGTCGAGTCTCCGCTCGAAGCTCCTCGTAGGAGTCGAACGCCGCGATCGCGTCGCTAGCGTTGTCGCTGAGGTTCCGGGCGTTCTTCCCGATGTTCTCGCCGTCGACGCCCATGATGCGCCGGATCTCGGCGGCTTTCTCGCTTCGGCTCATTGTTCGACCACCAGCACGTGGACCTCCTTCGGTCCGTGGACGCCCTCGACGAGTTCGCCCATATCGGCGGTGGCACTCGGTCCCGTCGCGAGGACGCGGCTGGCACCCGGCCCGCCGCTCTCTCTCGCGTCCCGGATCGCGGACTCGAAGCGGTCGAACGCCGCCGCGAGATCGGGGACGATGTCCGCGGCGTCGAGCACCACGACGTGACGCGGCGGATAGAGGCTCACCAGTTCGTCGCCGCCGGCTCGGGACTCGATGGAGATCGTCCCGTAGTTCGCGAGCCCGACTTCGGCCCGCGCGACGCCGGTTTGGGCCGTCCGGAAATCCTCGACCGACGGGTCGGTGTCGACGGCCGTGTCTTCGAGCGTGACCGATTCCAACGTGAGCGGCGCGCCGATCGCGGGCTCGACGAGGCGTTCCGAGAGGGCCTCCTCGAACCCGGCAACGTCCGTTCGGGTGCAGCTATCGACCGTCTCCAGTGCGGAGTCGGCGAACTGCGCCACGAGGTCCATACTCATACACACGACAATGAACCGGACTGTCTTGGTGTTTATCCCGCCACGGCGATGCGGTCGGTAGGATCTTGGGACCGTCGGCGGCGAATCGGACCGACGGCTATTTGCGCCGGGGCGTACAGGGCCGACGTATGAGTCTCCGGACGGCCGTCGCGGCCCCGTTCCGCGAGGAGGGGGGAACGGAGTTGGGCGAGAGCGCGTTCGTCGTCGCGCTCTCGTTGGATCGCGATTGGTTCTCGCCGGACCAGGCGAAGCGACTCGTCGACGTGGCCGCCAGCGAGGGGTTGCTCGAGCGGGCGGACGGCACGCTCACGGCGCGGTTCGATCCCCAAACGGTCGAGATTCCCGAGGGGTTCGAACCCGACGAGTCGATCCTCATGGAGCGGTCCACGTTCGAGCGGGTGCTCGGCGCGGTCGTCGAATCGGGCGAAGAAAAGCAGACGGCAGTCGCCGGAATCAACGGCCTCCAATCGGAGCTCGCCGTCACCGTCGAGGCGGCGGCCGTCCTCTACGCACACCGTCGGGGGGTCGACGTGCAGGAACTCGCGAACGCGGCGCGACGGGAGCTATAACATGGTCGTCGATGAACTCACCGACGGGAAGCGTCTGGGACAGTTGCTCGCCTCGGAGATCCACGGCCACGAGCGCGGTGTGTTCGAACGCCTCGGGGTCGTCGATGCCGACACCGATGTCGAACCGAGCGACGAAGGAGCGTTCGCGTACGCGATCGCGGTAGGGAGCGGCGACCGGGGCGACGGCGGAAACGACGACTGGATCGCGGACGCGTACATTCACCCCGACCGACTGCGCGTGGAGTTCAGCGCGTCCCCCGACGTTGCCGCCGCCGCCGGGCGGGAAGCGGGGCTTCGGACGCGGCCGAAAGCCGTCGATCCGCCGCGAACGCTCGTGTTCGTCGAGAGCGGGGCCGAGGTGAAAGCCGCGCTACGCGTCGTCCGCGCGGTCGCGGCGGAGCGTTTCGAGACGAAGCGGTAGCGAATCGAACTCCTCGCGACGGATCGTCGCATCGGCGTCCGGATGCGGACCGGGGCCGTCGTCGTACTGTACCTGCACGGTGAGCAGGCCGGCCGCGGACGCGCCAACGATATCCCGTTCGGGGTGGTCGCCAACGTAGACCGTCTCCTCGGGGCGAACGGCCAGTTCGTCGGTGATCGCCTCGAAACCGCGACGGTCGGGTTTCGGAGCCCCGATCGGTCCGGTCACGACGACGGCGTCGAAGGCGTCGCTCCAGCCCAATCGCCGGAGTTTGTCGTGTTGGGTTTCGCCGGGGCCGTCGGTCAACAAACCGACCCGGTAGCGCGCTTGGAGCGTCGAGAGGACCGCCTCGACGCCCTCGATCGGGGCGAGCGCGTCACCGATGGTCTCGCGGTACGCGCGTGTCAGTTCTGGCGCATCCGAGCCGACGAGCGACTCGAACACTGGGAGCCGACTCTCAGTGCCGCTGTGTTCGCTGTGCGCCTCCAGATACGCCTCCCGACCGAACGTCAGCGGAACCGATGCGCGATCGGCCGCGGTTTCCAAGAGGCTCGTTCGGTCGGCCTCGGTGACGGCGAGCGTGTCGTCGAGATCGAACACGACGGCGGTGAACACGGGCGTCAGTTGGTCGGCCATCGATATATATTGTCCGACGCGCGGCTGACGCGTTCCGGGAGACGCGAACGGGAGCGTTTTTACTCGATCCCCGAGTGGCGAACGTATGGGCTTTTTCGACGATCTCGAAGCGCGCATCGAGGCGACCGACAGCGTCGTCTCGGTCGGGCTCGATCCGGACCCCGACCGGCTGCCGGCGTTTCTCGATTCTGAACTTCCACGATGGGCGTTCAACCGCCGTGTCATCGACGCAACCCACGAGCACGCCGCCTGTTACAAGCCGAACGCCGCGTTCTACGAAGACGGCGACGGCTGGCGCGCGCTCGAGGAGACGATCGCGTACGCCCACGGCAAGGGCGTTCCCGTCCTGCTCGACGCCAAGCGCGGCGACATCGGGAACACGGCGCGTCAGTACGCGAAACTGCTCGATGAGAGCGGACTCGACGCCGACGCCATCACGCTCAACCCCTACATGGGGCGAGACACGCTGGAGCCGTACCTCTCCCGTTCGGAGAAGGGCGTCTTCGTCCTCTGCCGGACTTCGAACCGCGGCGGCTCTGACTTTCAGGACCTCGATATCGGCAACGACAAGCCGTTGTATCAGTACGTCGCCCAGCGTTGTGCGGCGTGGAACGATCACGACAACGTCGGCCTCGTCGTCGGCGCGACCGCCCCCGAGGAACTGGAGACGCTCCGCGATCTCGTCGACCTCCCGTTTCTCGTCCCTGGCGTCGGCGCGCAGGGCGGCGACGCGGAGGCGGCCGTCGAGTTCGGCCTCGCCGACGGCGTCGGACTGGTCAACTCCTCGCGGGGAATCATCTTCGCGGGCGAGGGGGCCGACGACGAGGACGCGTACTTCCGAGCAGTCGGCGACGCCGCGAAGCGCCTCAAGCGGCGGCTCGACGAGTTCCGGTAGGCCGCCGCGTTGGGGCTACGGTGGGGTGAACGCGTCGTAGTCGATGGACACCTCCATGTCGGCCGCCGCGAAGCGCGCTTGGACGTGCGGGGCGACCAGTTCGACCGGCGACGGGTCCGACGCCTCGAACGCGTCCGCACAGCTCCACACGAACGCGACGTCCCAGTCGGTTCCGACGAGGAAGACGGC encodes the following:
- a CDS encoding HAD family hydrolase; this encodes MADQLTPVFTAVVFDLDDTLAVTEADRTSLLETAADRASVPLTFGREAYLEAHSEHSGTESRLPVFESLVGSDAPELTRAYRETIGDALAPIEGVEAVLSTLQARYRVGLLTDGPGETQHDKLRRLGWSDAFDAVVVTGPIGAPKPDRRGFEAITDELAVRPEETVYVGDHPERDIVGASAAGLLTVQVQYDDGPGPHPDADATIRREEFDSLPLRLETLRRDRADDA
- the pyrF gene encoding orotidine-5'-phosphate decarboxylase, whose protein sequence is MGFFDDLEARIEATDSVVSVGLDPDPDRLPAFLDSELPRWAFNRRVIDATHEHAACYKPNAAFYEDGDGWRALEETIAYAHGKGVPVLLDAKRGDIGNTARQYAKLLDESGLDADAITLNPYMGRDTLEPYLSRSEKGVFVLCRTSNRGGSDFQDLDIGNDKPLYQYVAQRCAAWNDHDNVGLVVGATAPEELETLRDLVDLPFLVPGVGAQGGDAEAAVEFGLADGVGLVNSSRGIIFAGEGADDEDAYFRAVGDAAKRLKRRLDEFR
- a CDS encoding 4a-hydroxytetrahydrobiopterin dehydratase: MSDRLSDDEIDAELPDGWTRDGDEIVRTFEFDSYLEGVGFASGAGGLAEEAFHHPEMRIGWREVEVRLTTHDAGGITKKDLDLAARFNELAG
- a CDS encoding LUD domain-containing protein, whose translation is MSMDLVAQFADSALETVDSCTRTDVAGFEEALSERLVEPAIGAPLTLESVTLEDTAVDTDPSVEDFRTAQTGVARAEVGLANYGTISIESRAGGDELVSLYPPRHVVVLDAADIVPDLAAAFDRFESAIRDARESGGPGASRVLATGPSATADMGELVEGVHGPKEVHVLVVEQ
- a CDS encoding NADP-dependent malic enzyme → MGLDEDSLEYHRIDPPGKIEISTTKPTNTQRDLSLAYSPGVAAPCNEIAKTPEEAYTYTSKGNMVGVVSNGTAVLGLGDIGAQASKPVMEGKGVLFKRFADIDVFDIELDQHDPEDIITSVSAMEPTFGGINLEDIKAPECFEIESRLREEMDIPVFHDDQHGTAIISGAALLNAAEITGKSLDELQIVFSGAGASAIATARFYVTLGVDANNITMCDSSGIITEERAESGDVNEFKREFASPVPGGDLADAMAGADVFAGLSVGGIVSEEMVRSMADDPVIFAMANPDPEISYEDAKQARDDTVIMATGRSDYPNQVNNVLGFPFIFRGALDVRATEINEAMKVAAAEALADLAKQDVPDAVVKAYGDQPLQFGPEYIIPKPLDPRVLFEVAPAVAKAAIDSDCARTELDLERYAERLEARLGKSREMMRVVLNKAKSDPKRLVLAEGDDEKMVRAAYQLVDQGIAEPVLIGDRDEVWAHAERLGLDFEPEIVDPEEGNLSPYAERLYELRQRKGVTRREADELIEDGNYLGSVMVEMGDADAMLTGLMHHYPSALRPPLQIVGTDADSEYAAGVYMLTFKNRVVFVADATVNQTPDEDILTEVTKQTANLARRFNVEPRAALLSYSDFGSVDNEGTRKPREAARRLREDPAVDFPVDGEMQADTAVVEEMLEGTYGFSDLDEPANVLVFPNLEAGNIAYKLLQRLGGAEAIGPMLVGMDKPVHVLQRGDEVKDIVNLAGVAVVDAQDDD
- a CDS encoding COX15/CtaA family protein, whose translation is MDTRRLLLVTAVTTAITALVGVITATSGAGLTCEARWPLCDGAVFGLFPANFMSFIEWFHRLVAMITGFFIIGSAVATWRGGESRRVRFATLAALLLTPLQVVFGAFTVLVYEFVFGYSVLVLTIHFGLASLILGLLVAATVWAYADVSSVSPTGIQRAGTIALLGFPIMVVLTPRLFFAFGEIIQFTYYAIGFAMFSSLAIVALLGRELGLRDVSIAGAAAAILVIAELIVARQAFGDAGQLLIVGLSIATFVLTLGAVWRLRSLGGMPRTSPLSSD
- a CDS encoding LUD domain-containing protein, producing MSRSEKAAEIRRIMGVDGENIGKNARNLSDNASDAIAAFDSYEELRAETRRIKEEAIASLPERIEEVTEAVEENGGHVYVAQDAEDANRYIEGVMDEQDAEHLVKSKSMTTEELELNHHLEGAGYEVTETDLGEFVIQVADETPSHLIAPAMHRSPPDIAELFNEYFDLDEPLSEDPHELTEFARERVGERIREADVGLTGANFVVTETGTISIVTNEGNARKTAVTPPTHVAVTGIEKLIPTVSDLRPFLELIARTGTGQEIGAYLTLLTPPVETPSLDFDTGEYGQPDDREFHLVLIDNGRMAMREDDQLRETLYCIRCGACSNACANFQSVGGHAFGGETYSGGIGTGWEAGVHGLDSAADMNDLCTGCSQCVNKCPVKIDIPWINTVVRDRLNRSNESESFDFLVDGLTPDAEPEGLDVQKRLFGNIETFAKLGSIAPGLSNAAIESSAVQRLLDRFVGIDSRRSLPTLADETLVEWAAGRRRANPDSDREAVLYPDLYTNYFSPERGKAAVRVLEALGVAVRVPAVPESGRAPLSQGMIDTADEKASAVYAALAEHLDADRDIVVVEPSDLAMFRTEYERLLPERSYSRLSDGSYELFEYVYGLLENGAKIDTLPTAVDEEITYHSHCQQRTLGLDAYTTEVLDRAGYDVSTTDIECCGMAGSFGYKSEYYELSMDVGSRLDEQLPDSGPVVASGTSCGEQIAALTADGAPHPIRLLDPRQSR
- a CDS encoding replication factor C large subunit is translated as MSDWTEKYRPTTLSEVRGNDKARDALNAWADTWDEHGEAVVIHGSPGVGKTSAAHALASDMGWPVLEMNASDARTKDEIERFAGRAAANTTLGSERQLIILDEADNLHQHKDRGGAAAMTRLVKGATQPVVLIANEYYDMSSGLRSACREIEFRDISARSIVPVLRDICRQEGVEFDEAVLKRIAEANRGDLRGAIKDMQAREKDGEIRAEGSEGERDRTENIFSFLDAVLKEQSAEEALQTAYAVDETPDDLLQWIEDKVPKVYEGDELADAYEHLANADVWLGRVRATQNYTYWRYATDNVAAGVAAVRQSDRGGWTRYGGAPYRSSRDATRDHIAERIATTAGVSTATARREIMPYLAAMTHHCRNRDLTVRMTARYDLDAEHVSFLTGSGKTTNKVQGIVEEARERTEAETVEHSEGAFAGGEFSETDDEGGDETGDESAGTLAAFGTNDSDDGTGADIDEATEDESSATERAEAAEEDDGQSGLSDFM
- a CDS encoding DUF2240 family protein, with amino-acid sequence MSLRTAVAAPFREEGGTELGESAFVVALSLDRDWFSPDQAKRLVDVAASEGLLERADGTLTARFDPQTVEIPEGFEPDESILMERSTFERVLGAVVESGEEKQTAVAGINGLQSELAVTVEAAAVLYAHRRGVDVQELANAARREL